The following are encoded in a window of Ranitomeya variabilis isolate aRanVar5 chromosome 6, aRanVar5.hap1, whole genome shotgun sequence genomic DNA:
- the LOC143781304 gene encoding uncharacterized protein LOC143781304 has protein sequence MEIEKHDERCTEDDPTDDCIGSSEGHLISLEFKADNSSITQDTCTQHSDILDIPPAVDSRDRSLDVFNEEISPTPSKIVKQNKSRRRNAEDKSPPTRKKSYSCSECGKYFAQKSQLNNHERIHTEEKPYSCSECGKCFSLKSYLNSHERFHTGEKPFSCSECGKCFAHKSHLNCHKRIHTGEKPFSCSECEKRFAHKSSLNSHEKIHTGEKPFSCSECGKCFTRKSNLYQHQKHHTGEKPYSCLDCGKCYSQKFLLVIHERIHTGKKPFTCSECGKCYYQKLSLTQHQRLHTGVKSYSCSECGKYFTKKSQLCSHKRIHTGEKPYSCSECEKSFAHKSSLNSHEKIHTGEKPFSCSECGQSFAWKSQLNCHEKIHTGEKPYSCSECGKCFAQKSYLNIHENIHTGEKPFSCSECGQRFAWKSQLNCHEKIHTGEKPYSCSECGKCFAKKSYLNIHENIHTGEKPFSCSECGQRFAWKSQLNCHEKIHTGEKPYSCSECGKCFVQKSRLNCHEKIHTGEKPYSCSECGKCFAQKSYLNCHEKIHTGEKPYSCSECGKCFAQKSYLNCHEKIHTGEKPYSCSECGKCFARKAHLSSHKTRGLH, from the coding sequence atgactgtatCGGGAGCTCCGAGGGACATCTAATATCTTTAGAATTTAAAGCAGATAATTCTAGTATCACACAAGATACATGTACACAGCATTCTGACATCTTAGATATACCTCCAGCCGTTGACAGCAGAGATCGATCATTGGATGTTTTTAATGAAGAAATATCTCCTACTCCATCAAAGATTGTTAAGCAAAATAAAAGTCGGAGAAGAAATGCTGAAGATAAAAGCCCTCCTACAAGGAAGAagtcatattcatgttcagaatgtgggaaatattttgcacAGAAATCACAGCTTAATaatcatgagagaattcacactgaagagaagccatattcatgttcagaatgtgggaaatgtttttcactgAAATCATATCTTAATTCTCATGAAAgatttcacacaggagagaagccattttcatgttcagaatgtgggaaatgttttgcacataaGTCACATCTTAATTGTcacaagagaattcacacaggagagaagccattttcatgttcagaatgtgagaaaagaTTTGCACATAAATCATCTCTTAATAGTCATGagaaaattcatacaggagagaagccattttcatgttcagaatgtgggaaatgttttactcgtaAATCTAATCTTTATCAACATCAAaaacatcacacaggagagaagccatattcgtgCTTAGATTGTGGGAAATGCTATTCGCAGAAATTTCTTCTTGTTattcatgagagaattcacacaggaaagaagccatttacatgttcagaatgtgggaaatgttattatcaGAAATTATCACTCACTCAACATCAAAGGCTTCACACAGGAGTGAAgtcttattcatgttcagaatgtgggaaatattttactaaaAAATCACAACTTTGTAGTCAtaagagaattcatacaggagagaagccatattcatgttcagaatgtgagaaaagtTTTGCACATAAATCATCTCTTAATAGTCATGagaaaattcatacaggagagaagccattttcatgttcagaatgtgggcaaaGTTTTGCTTGGAAATCACAGCTTAATTGTCACGagaaaattcatacaggagagaagccatattcatgttcagaatgtgggaaatgttttgcacagaaATCATATCTTAATATACATGAGAacattcatacaggagagaagccattttcatgttcagaatgtgggcaacGTTTTGCTTGGAAATCACAGCTTAATTGTCACGagaaaattcatacaggagagaagccatattcatgttcagaatgtgggaaatgttttgcaaagaAATCATATCTTAATATACATGAGAacattcatacaggagagaagccattttcatgttcagaatgtgggcaacGTTTTGCTTGGAAATCACAGCTTAATTGTCACGagaaaattcatacaggagagaagccatattcatgttcagaatgtgggaaatgttttgtacagAAATCACGTCTTAATTGTCACGAGAAAATTCATaccggagagaagccatattcatgttcagaatgtgggaaatgttttgcacagaaATCATATCTTAATTGTCACGagaaaattcatacaggagagaagccatattcatgttcagaatgtgggaaatgttttgcacagaaATCATATCTTAATTGTCACGagaaaattcatacaggagagaagccatattcatgttcagaatgtgggaaatgttttgcacggaAAGCACATCTTAGTAGTCACAAGACCAGGGGGTTGCACTGA